The following are encoded together in the Diachasmimorpha longicaudata isolate KC_UGA_2023 chromosome 3, iyDiaLong2, whole genome shotgun sequence genome:
- the Slob gene encoding slowpoke-binding protein isoform X1, whose amino-acid sequence MFNLYTTLNKKDEENATRRRESDVTGHDRFYQERPRSRRKRRPSNRRTKSAIELDANAILTAQANHARRNRSASIEGGESSSSSAEDRFQLTMKIDSLAKLLFNRVSAAKAYRDNEIRNGRPNYESLDQGSSVREEGGEYLEMEKKSRDHALLVCEVYIQGTLRYNLIKQLCNVGSRVDKHWFAVRDTTLKTDRLLTLVPLNRNCPLTLCSSTKDVLNKLFLALQHPYVCPVLDLEFIEFEGQNYVILVQPINQGSMKDLIYGIERNCWNADWSHKYTARGKGLTLPQILQMGRQVLEALIFLKDRGFPTVTHLHSGNVVIQNGVARLAGLENSLLGFTSRIHPVVTSRPTPRDAVDSVCFGHMLFEMCTGYELCAFKPSSVHMADLEKYPKVADLMDLIFNHPGGHYPSVEELLVHDLFRNIDLREMRNAPVNTFRPIVTPSIVALLEAIKRHNSSRRIPSVIPEEMILLQSPEDQPTNTGRFLTEMYNEITSTTL is encoded by the exons ATGTTTAATTTATATACAACGCTGAATAAAAAGGACGAGGAGAATGCTACTCGTCGTCGTGAATCCGATGTTACGGGACACGATAGATTCTACCAGGAACGACCTCGCTCACGTCGCAAGAGACGACCTTCCAATAGACGAACAAAAAGTGCCATTGAACTTGATGCAAATGCAATTTTAACAGCCCAAGCAAATCACGCACGACGTAATCGAAGTGCAAGTATCGAAGGGGGTGAAAGCAGCAGCAGTAGTGCTGAAGACAGATTTCAATTAACTATGAAAATTGATAGTCTAGCGAAGCTACTTTTTAATCGAGTATCAGCTGCTAAAGCATATCGGGACAACGAAATTAG AAATGGTAGGCCTAATTACGAGTCATTGGACCAAGGTTCCTCGGTCCGTGAGGAAGGTGGCGAATATCTGGAGATGGAGAAAAAGTCAAGGGACCATGCCCTATTAGTCTGCGAAGTTTACATCCAAGGGACCTTACGGTACAATCTGATTAAGCAACTCTGCAACGTTG GCTCTCGAGTCGACAAACATTGGTTCGCTGTCCGTGACACAACTCTGAAGACCGACAGGTTATTGACACTAGTGCCATTGAATCGTAATTGTCCACTCACCCTCTGTTCGTCCACTAAAGACGTCCTCAACAAGTTATTTCTGGCTCTGCAGCATCCGTATGTGTGTCCAGTACTTGACCTAGAGTTCATTGAGTTCGAGGGACAGAATTACGTGATTCTAGTACAACCCATAAATCAAGGCAGCATGAAGGATCTTATTTATGGA ATCGAGAGAAACTGCTGGAATGCAGATTGGAGTCACAAATATACAGCCCGTGGAAAAGGTCTCACATTACCCCAAATTTTACAAATGGGAAGACAAGTTCTCGAAGCTTTAATATTCCTTAAGGACCGTGGTTTTCCAACTGTGACGCACTTGCACTCTGGCAATGTTGTTATTCAAAACGGTGTCGCACGTCTCGCAGGACTTGAGAATTCACTTTTGGGATTTACCAGTCGAATTCATCCTGTTGTCACCTCTCGACCCACCCCTCGTGACGCCGTAGATAGCGTTTGCTTCG GTCATATGCTGTTTGAAATGTGCACGGGTTACGAGTTGTGCGCTTTCAAGCCGTCGTCAGTTCACATGGCAGATcttgaaaaatatccaaag GTTGCTGATCTCATGGACCTCATATTCAACCACCCAGGAGGTCATTATCCCAGTGTCGAGGAGCTGTTGGTGCACGACCTATTCCGCAATATCGATCTGCGCGAAATGCGAAATGCACCGGTAAAC ACATTTCGCCCGATAGTTACGCCATCAATTGTGGCCCTTCTCGAAGCCATCAAACGCCACAACAGCAGCCGCAG aatTCCTAGCGTCATCCCTGAAGAAATGATATTACTGCAGAGTCCGGAGGACCAACCCACTAACACCGGACGATTTCTCACTGAAATGTACAACGAAATAACGAGTACAACACTATAA
- the Slob gene encoding slowpoke-binding protein isoform X2 — translation MKIVKMNFTLDTHRDIKLQIRSRQGNLALLPPIRTRQITWQSRNDCRVTGNPSVDRVIRFCCGVKRDNSDNSFPLDPRNGRPNYESLDQGSSVREEGGEYLEMEKKSRDHALLVCEVYIQGTLRYNLIKQLCNVGSRVDKHWFAVRDTTLKTDRLLTLVPLNRNCPLTLCSSTKDVLNKLFLALQHPYVCPVLDLEFIEFEGQNYVILVQPINQGSMKDLIYGIERNCWNADWSHKYTARGKGLTLPQILQMGRQVLEALIFLKDRGFPTVTHLHSGNVVIQNGVARLAGLENSLLGFTSRIHPVVTSRPTPRDAVDSVCFGHMLFEMCTGYELCAFKPSSVHMADLEKYPKVADLMDLIFNHPGGHYPSVEELLVHDLFRNIDLREMRNAPVNTFRPIVTPSIVALLEAIKRHNSSRRIPSVIPEEMILLQSPEDQPTNTGRFLTEMYNEITSTTL, via the exons atgaaaattgtcaaaatgaattttacacTTGACACACATCGTGACATTAAACTCCAGATTCGAAGTCGTCAGGGAAATTTAGCACTTCTCCCTCCTATAAGAAc TCGTCAAATAACGTGGCAGAGTAGGAATGACTGTAGAGTAACTGGTAATCCCTCTGTAGACAGAGTAATTCGCTTTTGTTGTGGTGTCAAACGTGATAATTCTGATAACTCATTTCCACTGGATCCAAG AAATGGTAGGCCTAATTACGAGTCATTGGACCAAGGTTCCTCGGTCCGTGAGGAAGGTGGCGAATATCTGGAGATGGAGAAAAAGTCAAGGGACCATGCCCTATTAGTCTGCGAAGTTTACATCCAAGGGACCTTACGGTACAATCTGATTAAGCAACTCTGCAACGTTG GCTCTCGAGTCGACAAACATTGGTTCGCTGTCCGTGACACAACTCTGAAGACCGACAGGTTATTGACACTAGTGCCATTGAATCGTAATTGTCCACTCACCCTCTGTTCGTCCACTAAAGACGTCCTCAACAAGTTATTTCTGGCTCTGCAGCATCCGTATGTGTGTCCAGTACTTGACCTAGAGTTCATTGAGTTCGAGGGACAGAATTACGTGATTCTAGTACAACCCATAAATCAAGGCAGCATGAAGGATCTTATTTATGGA ATCGAGAGAAACTGCTGGAATGCAGATTGGAGTCACAAATATACAGCCCGTGGAAAAGGTCTCACATTACCCCAAATTTTACAAATGGGAAGACAAGTTCTCGAAGCTTTAATATTCCTTAAGGACCGTGGTTTTCCAACTGTGACGCACTTGCACTCTGGCAATGTTGTTATTCAAAACGGTGTCGCACGTCTCGCAGGACTTGAGAATTCACTTTTGGGATTTACCAGTCGAATTCATCCTGTTGTCACCTCTCGACCCACCCCTCGTGACGCCGTAGATAGCGTTTGCTTCG GTCATATGCTGTTTGAAATGTGCACGGGTTACGAGTTGTGCGCTTTCAAGCCGTCGTCAGTTCACATGGCAGATcttgaaaaatatccaaag GTTGCTGATCTCATGGACCTCATATTCAACCACCCAGGAGGTCATTATCCCAGTGTCGAGGAGCTGTTGGTGCACGACCTATTCCGCAATATCGATCTGCGCGAAATGCGAAATGCACCGGTAAAC ACATTTCGCCCGATAGTTACGCCATCAATTGTGGCCCTTCTCGAAGCCATCAAACGCCACAACAGCAGCCGCAG aatTCCTAGCGTCATCCCTGAAGAAATGATATTACTGCAGAGTCCGGAGGACCAACCCACTAACACCGGACGATTTCTCACTGAAATGTACAACGAAATAACGAGTACAACACTATAA